One segment of Akkermansiaceae bacterium DNA contains the following:
- a CDS encoding glutamate-5-semialdehyde dehydrogenase has translation MDNKEIKEIILGMGAKARAAAHALAVLDADQKNAILRAMAAGLRQNEQLILTANARDIEAGEANGLSAAMLDRLRLDPGRLEAIAAGVDQVAELPDPVGEVLDAWTRPNDIHFEQVRVPIGVIGIIYESRPNVTSDAAVLCLKSGNATILRGGSEAIHSNKAIAAALQSGGESAGLPAHAIQLIPFTDRESVSVMAGMDQWLDVIIPRGGKGLIEAVVSQARMPVIKHYDGICHTYIDSAADLDMAVAISDDAKTHKPGVCNALETLLVHRDVAAGFLPKMAAVFSEKGVEMRGDAATLDVLGDKAVPACPEDWDTEYLDLIIAIKVVDSLEEAVGHINTHSSRHSECIVTADPERAQQFMTQCDSACVFHNVSTRFSDGGEFGFGAEIGISTDKLHARGPMALRELTSYQYRIRGNGQTRRKCATT, from the coding sequence ATGGACAACAAAGAGATCAAGGAAATCATCCTTGGGATGGGGGCGAAGGCACGTGCGGCCGCCCACGCACTGGCCGTGCTCGATGCGGACCAAAAAAATGCCATCCTGCGTGCGATGGCCGCAGGGCTGCGCCAGAACGAACAGCTCATCCTCACGGCCAACGCCAGGGACATCGAGGCGGGGGAGGCGAATGGACTCAGTGCCGCGATGCTTGACCGGCTTCGTCTCGACCCCGGTCGGCTCGAAGCGATCGCGGCCGGTGTTGATCAAGTCGCTGAGCTCCCTGACCCTGTCGGGGAAGTCCTTGATGCCTGGACACGTCCAAACGATATCCACTTTGAGCAAGTCCGGGTCCCGATCGGTGTGATCGGCATCATTTACGAAAGCCGGCCCAACGTCACCAGTGACGCTGCGGTGCTGTGCCTGAAATCAGGCAATGCCACCATCCTGCGCGGCGGCTCGGAGGCGATTCATTCTAACAAGGCTATCGCGGCGGCTCTTCAGTCGGGCGGCGAATCCGCCGGGCTTCCTGCCCATGCCATCCAGCTCATTCCCTTTACCGACCGTGAAAGTGTCAGCGTGATGGCGGGTATGGACCAGTGGCTCGATGTGATCATTCCGCGCGGTGGCAAGGGGCTCATTGAAGCGGTGGTATCCCAGGCGCGGATGCCGGTGATCAAGCACTACGACGGTATTTGTCACACTTACATCGACAGCGCGGCTGATCTCGATATGGCGGTGGCCATAAGCGATGATGCCAAGACCCACAAACCCGGTGTCTGTAACGCCCTAGAGACCCTGTTAGTGCACCGTGATGTCGCGGCTGGGTTTCTCCCGAAAATGGCGGCCGTTTTTTCCGAAAAGGGTGTTGAAATGCGTGGTGATGCCGCAACGCTGGATGTTCTCGGCGACAAGGCCGTGCCCGCTTGCCCCGAAGACTGGGACACCGAATACCTCGATCTCATCATCGCCATCAAGGTGGTGGATTCATTGGAGGAGGCTGTTGGGCACATCAACACACACAGCTCCCGACACAGCGAGTGTATTGTGACCGCCGACCCGGAACGCGCCCAGCAGTTTATGACGCAGTGCGACAGCGCCTGTGTTTTCCACAACGTGTCCACCCGCTTCAGCGACGGCGGGGAGTTTGGTTTTGGTGCCGAGATTGGTATTTCAACCGACAAGTTGCATGCCCGCGGCCCGATGGCCCTGCGCGAACTAACCTCCTACCAATACCGTATCCGCGGCAACGGCCAGACCCGCAGAAAGTGTGCTACCACATGA